One window of Dermacentor andersoni chromosome 7, qqDerAnde1_hic_scaffold, whole genome shotgun sequence genomic DNA carries:
- the LOC126535526 gene encoding uncharacterized protein, whose protein sequence is MAQASLSLLLLIFFLLAPTALLTPRVAAAVAPWWAEQASPAGLTVQRRSPPALDLQAALLAALPTGDLCPSHAGVRDLCQQCAKVTKDPKAFRMCCSNTREARTWCSSFLDFGLN, encoded by the coding sequence GCATCTCTGTCCCTCCTGCTGCTCATCTTCTTCCTATTGGCTCCCACGGCTCTCCTGACACCCAGAGTGGCGGCAGCAGTCGCCCCCTGGTGGGCGGAGCAGGCATCTCCGGCGGGGCTGACCGTCCAGCGTCGTTCGCCGCCGGCGTTGGACCTCCAGGCGGCGCTTCTGGCAGCGCTGCCCACCGGTGATCTGTGTCCTTCACACGCCGGCGTGCGGGACCTCTGCCAACAGTGCGCCAAGGTGACCAAGGACCCCAAGGCGTTCCGCATGTGCTGCAGTAACACACGCGAAGCACGTACCTGGTGCTCTAGCTTCCTCGACTTCGGACTCAACTAA